From the Lathyrus oleraceus cultivar Zhongwan6 chromosome 4, CAAS_Psat_ZW6_1.0, whole genome shotgun sequence genome, one window contains:
- the LOC127138339 gene encoding protein OSCA1, which produces MASLKDIGVAAGINILSAFIFFVAFAILRLQPLNDRVYFPKWYLKGLRTDPVHGGAFVRKVVNLDWRSYIRFLNWMPAALRMPEPELIDHAGLDSVVYLRIYLLGLKIFVPIAFLAWAMLVPVNWTSTGLEIAGVKNITSSDIDKLSISNVQRGSERFWSHIIAAYAFTFWTCYILMKEYGKVAAMRLQFLAAEKRRPDQFSVLVRNIPPDPDESVSELVEHFFLVNHSNTYLTHQVVYNANRLAKLVKKKSKMQNWLIYYQNKLDRTSIRPEMKTGFLGCCGTKVDSIDHYTTEIDKLSKEIALERDKVTNDPKSTMPAAFVSFKSRWGAAVCAQTQQTRNPTLWLTEWAPEPRDVYWPNLAIPYVSLTVRRLIVAVAFFFLTFFFMIPIAIVQALASLDGIEKAAPWLKPLVSVPFIKSFIQGFLPGIALKLFLIFLPSILMMMSKFEGFGSISSLERRSASRFYLFSFVNIFLGNILTGTAFQQLDSFIHQPANQYPITIGTAIPLKASFFITYIMVDGWSGIAAEVLMLKPLIIYHLKNFFLVKTEKDREEAMDPGSIGFNTGEPRIQLYFLLGLVYAAVTPTVLPFIIIFFGLAYVVFRHQIINVYNQEYESGAAFWPDVHFRVIIALIVSQLVLMGLLTTKRAASSTPFLIALPVLTIWFHIYCKGRFESAFSKYPLQEAMMKDTLERATDPNLNIKGYLQHAYIHPVFKASLEDADEEEDVMSLKWETESATVPTKRHSRRNTPLPSRVSGASSPSMLDGIKNDLES; this is translated from the exons ATGGCCTCACTGAAAGATATTGGGGTTGCAGCTGGGATTAATATTTTGAGTGCATTTATCTTCTTTGTGGCATTTGCTATTTTGAGGCTTCAGCCATTGAATGATAGGGTATACTTTCCGAAATGGTATCTCAAGGGTTTAAGAACGGATCCTGTGCATGGAGGAGCCTTTGTGAGAAAGGTTGTTAATTTGGATTGGAGATCATATATTAGGTTTTTGAATTGGATGCCAGCTGCACTTAGAATGCCAGAGCCTGAGCTTATTGATCATGCTGGATTGGATTCTGTTGTTTACTTGAGGATTTACTTGTTGGG ACTTAAAATCTTTGTTCCTATAGCATTTCTGGCGTGGGCGATGCTGGTTCCTGTCAACTGGACAAGCACTGGGCTAGAAATAGCTGGGGTAAAAAACATTACTTCCAGTGACATTGATAAGCTCTCAATTTCAAATGTCCAGCGTGGATCCGAAAG GTTTTGGTCACATATAATAGCTGCTTATGCATTTACCTTCTGGACATGCTATATTTTGATGAAGGAGTATGGAAAAGTTGCCGCAATGAGATTGCAGTTTCTTGCAGCAGAAAAACGTCGTCCTGATCAATTTTCG GTGCTCGTTAGAAACATTCCACCAGATCCTGACGAATCTGTTAGTGAGCTTGTGGAGCACTTCTTTCTGGTCAACCATTCGAATACCTATCTGACTCACCAG GTTGTTTATAATGCAAACCGGTTGGCAAAATTGGTTAAAAAGAAGAGCAAGATGCAGAATTGGCTCATCTATTATCAAAATAAGCTGGACAGAACTTCAATAAGACCAGAAATGAAG ACTGGTTTCCTTGGTTGTTGTGGAACGAAAGTAGATTCTATTGATCATTACACCACTGAAATTGACAAGCTGTCAAAAGAA ATAGCTTTAGAGAGGGATAAGGTCACCAATGATCCCAAGTCTACCATGCCTGCTGCATTTGTTTCTTTTAAAAGTCGATGGGGTGCTGCAGTTTGTGCTCAAACCCAACAAACCAGAAATCCAACACTTTGGTTGACTGAGTGGGCTCCAGAGCCACGGGACGTCTATTGGCCAAACTTAGCGATTCCATATGTTTCCCTAACTGTTAGAAGGTTGATCGTAGCTGTTGCGTTCTTTTttctcactttctttttcatGATCCCCATTGCAATAGTACAAGCTCTTGCGAGTCTTGACGGAATAGAGAAAGCAGCACCATGGTTGAAGCCGCTTGTTAGTGT CCCTTTCATTAAGTCATTCATTCAGGGTTTTCTACCTGGTATTGCATTGAAGCTTTTTCTTATCTTCTTACCGTCAATATTGATGATGATGTCAAAATTTGAAGGCTTTGGATCTATATCTTCTCTTGAGAGAAGATCGGCTTCTAGATTCTACCTTTTTAGTTTTGTGAATATATTTCTTGGGAACATACTTACCGGGACAGCATTTCAACAGCTCGACTCTTTCATTCACCAACCAGCCAATCA ATATCCCATAACAATTGGCACTGCAATTCCTTTAAaagcaagtttcttcatcacCTATATAATGGTTGATGGATGGTCCGGTATAGCTGCTGAGGTTTTGATGTTGAAACCACTAATTATATATCACTTGAAGAACTTCTTCTTGGTTAAGACTGAAAAGGACAGGGAAGAGGCCATGGATCCTGGAAGTATAGGTTTCAACACTGGAGAACCCCGCATACAATTGTACTTTCTGCTGGGCCTAGTCTATGCTGCAGTGACACCTACTGTTCTTCCTTTCATAATAATTTTCTTTGGGTTGGCATATGTTGTGTTCCGCCATCAG ATAATCAATGTTTATAATCAAGAATACGAGAGTGGTGCTGCATTCTGGCCTGATGTCCATTTCCGTGTCATAATTGCACTGATAGTCTCACAGCTCGTTCTTATGGGACTCTTAACCACCAAAAGAGCTGCTTCATCAACTCCTTTTCTCATTGCACTCCCGGTACTGACGATATGGTTCCATATATACTGCAAAGGCCGTTTCGAATCTGCATTTTCTAAATATCCCTTACAG GAAGCAATGATGAAAGATACATTAGAACGAGCTACAGACCCAAACCTGAACATAAAAGGTTACCTTCAACATGCTTATATTCATCCAGTTTTTAAGGCTAGCCTTGAGGATGCTGATGAGGAGGAAGATGTAATGAGTCTAAAGTGGGAAACTGAGAGTGCTACTGTACCTACAAAACGCCATTCACGAAGGAATACACCATTGCCCAGCAGAGTTAGCGGCGCATCGTCTCCATCTATGCTTGATGGCATTAAAAATGATCTAGAGTCATAG
- the LOC127135728 gene encoding lisH domain-containing protein C1711.05-like, protein MERKSEEENIVRRDSDDEPMLLMAYEYDDDEPVRLVISDSEGDFEYESESEDDSEFEVESDSQYESESEDESEYEGSEDESESKGSKEKSEFEGFGAEVELEDDSEAEGEVVSKEDFASEDYDDDLESGGNPISRNGASGGGAFEGRTSEDIDSDFEDES, encoded by the exons ATGGAAAGAAAGTCAGAAGAAGAAAACATAGTCAGAAGGGATTCTGATGATGAACCTATGCTATTGATGGCTTACgaatatgatgatgatgaaccTGTGCGATTGGTAATTTCTGATTCTGAAGGAGACTTTGAATATGAGTCAGAGTCAGAAGATGACTCTGAATTTGAAGTCGAGTCTGATTCTCAATACGAGTCTGAATCTGAAGATGAGTCGGAATATGAAGgttctgaagatgagtcagaatCTAAAGGTTCTAAAGAAAAGTCAGAATTTGAGGGTTTTGGAGCTGAAGTTGAGTTAGAAGATGACTCTGAAGCTGAAGGAGAAGTTGTCTCTAAAGAGGATTTTGCCTCGGAAG ATTATGATGATGATCTAGAATCTGGAGGTAATCCAATATCTAGAAATGGAGCTTCTGGAGGTGGAGCTTTTGAAGgaagaacttctgaagatattgaTTCTGATTTTGAAGATGAGTCATAG